The following are encoded together in the Pseudomonas sp. Leaf58 genome:
- a CDS encoding RNA-guided endonuclease TnpB family protein, whose translation MSKRAYKFRFYPTKEQKLLMEKTFGCVRFVYNHILDFRSKAYADDKVRIGFKEANAALTLLKKDPERAWLNEVSCVPLQQVLRHQQTAFINFFEKRAGYPSFKKKHHRQSAEFTRSAFKYVGGQLFLAKSKVPLDVRWSRDLPSDPSTVTVSRDWAGRYFVSCLCEFTPEKLPVSPVMVGIDLGLTNLFTRCNGEREPNPRHTAKYGARLALLQRRLSKKKLGSANRLKAKRKVARLHAKISDSRQDNLHQVSRRLINENQVICVESLKVKNMVKNRRLAKAISDAGWGELVRQLDYKGEWAGREVVKIDQWYPSSKTCSGCGYVLEKLALSVRSWTCPVCGEEHNRDTNAAKNIRAVGLTVLACGERVRPMAKVA comes from the coding sequence ATGAGCAAACGCGCCTACAAATTCAGGTTTTATCCTACCAAAGAGCAGAAGCTGCTGATGGAGAAAACCTTCGGCTGCGTGCGCTTCGTCTACAACCACATCCTGGACTTTCGCTCCAAGGCCTACGCTGACGACAAGGTGAGAATTGGCTTTAAAGAGGCCAATGCAGCACTCACCCTGTTGAAGAAAGATCCTGAAAGGGCCTGGCTCAACGAGGTGTCGTGCGTACCGCTGCAGCAGGTGCTGCGCCATCAGCAAACGGCCTTTATCAATTTTTTCGAAAAGCGGGCGGGCTACCCCTCGTTCAAGAAAAAGCACCATCGGCAGTCAGCTGAATTTACTCGCAGCGCTTTCAAGTATGTCGGTGGCCAGCTATTCCTGGCCAAGAGCAAGGTTCCGCTGGACGTGCGTTGGAGCCGCGATTTGCCCAGTGATCCTTCAACGGTGACTGTTTCCAGGGATTGGGCAGGGCGCTATTTCGTTTCGTGCCTTTGTGAGTTTACCCCTGAAAAGCTCCCGGTCTCACCAGTTATGGTGGGCATCGACCTGGGCCTCACCAACCTCTTCACGCGCTGCAACGGGGAGAGGGAACCCAACCCTAGGCATACCGCGAAGTACGGTGCCAGGCTTGCCCTGTTGCAGCGGAGGCTGTCAAAAAAGAAGCTGGGCTCAGCCAATCGCCTCAAGGCCAAGCGTAAAGTCGCCAGGCTGCATGCAAAAATTTCAGACTCTCGCCAGGACAACCTTCACCAGGTGTCGCGCAGATTGATCAACGAAAACCAAGTGATCTGCGTCGAGTCACTGAAAGTGAAAAACATGGTCAAGAACCGCCGCCTGGCCAAGGCTATCAGCGATGCCGGCTGGGGTGAGCTGGTGCGCCAGCTCGACTACAAGGGGGAATGGGCTGGGCGTGAGGTGGTTAAGATCGACCAATGGTACCCGAGCAGCAAAACCTGTTCAGGCTGTGGCTATGTGCTGGAAAAACTCGCGCTCTCCGTTCGCAGCTGGACATGCCCAGTCTGCGGGGAAGAGCACAACCGCGACACCAATGCTGCAAAGAATATAAGAGCCGTGGGACTCACGGTGCTAGCCTGTGGAGAGCGTGTAAGACCAATGGCTAAAGTAGCCTGA